A region of Lacinutrix sp. Hel_I_90 DNA encodes the following proteins:
- the cysS gene encoding cysteine--tRNA ligase, translating into MQLYQNQQIQIYNSLSGKKEAFKTIHEGYVGMYVCGPTVYSNVHLGNVRTFMSFDMVFRYLKHLGYKVRYVRNITDAGHLENDADVGEDKITKKARLEEIEPMEVVQRYTVDFHNVINTFNLLPPSIEPTATGHIIEQIELIKTIIENGFAYTVNGSVYFDVHKYNETNDYGILSKRKLEDLIHNTRALDGQSDKKNPQDFALWKKAEPQHIMRWPSPWSDGFPGWHLECTAMSTKYLGEQFDIHGGGMDLKFPHHECEIAQNQAAIGKDPVNYWMHANMLELNGARMSKTTGNIINPGALLSGQNDIMSKAYNPSVIRFFMMQSAYRSVLDLTDNGLLASEKGFNRLMNAVTDLENLNTANTTSFDIQDWKQKCYDAMNDDFNSPILIANLFEAVNHINAIKEGSTTITKEDLDIFKNTITTFVFDILGLKSTAEDSLIGTDKLSGAVALLIKLRQEARANKDFALSDKIRDELEAVGIQLNDGREGTTFSTN; encoded by the coding sequence ATGCAGCTTTACCAAAATCAGCAGATACAAATCTATAATTCTCTAAGCGGAAAAAAGGAAGCCTTTAAAACCATTCATGAGGGCTATGTAGGCATGTATGTTTGTGGCCCAACGGTTTACAGCAATGTACATTTAGGCAATGTAAGAACCTTTATGTCTTTTGATATGGTATTTCGCTATTTGAAGCATTTAGGATATAAGGTGCGCTATGTTCGAAATATTACAGATGCCGGGCATTTAGAGAACGACGCAGATGTTGGTGAAGATAAGATTACAAAAAAAGCACGGTTGGAAGAGATTGAACCAATGGAAGTAGTACAGCGTTACACTGTAGATTTCCATAATGTCATCAATACGTTCAATTTATTACCTCCAAGTATTGAGCCTACGGCTACTGGACATATTATTGAACAAATTGAACTTATTAAAACAATTATTGAGAATGGCTTTGCCTACACCGTTAATGGCTCGGTCTATTTTGATGTGCATAAATATAATGAGACCAATGATTACGGCATTTTAAGCAAACGAAAATTAGAAGACTTAATCCATAACACACGGGCTCTAGACGGACAAAGTGACAAAAAAAATCCACAAGATTTTGCGCTCTGGAAGAAAGCCGAACCACAGCACATCATGCGTTGGCCTTCGCCATGGAGTGATGGTTTTCCTGGTTGGCATTTAGAATGTACCGCGATGAGCACAAAATATCTAGGAGAACAATTTGACATTCATGGCGGAGGAATGGATTTAAAATTCCCCCATCACGAGTGTGAAATTGCACAAAATCAAGCAGCTATAGGAAAAGATCCAGTAAATTACTGGATGCATGCTAATATGCTTGAGCTTAACGGAGCACGCATGTCTAAAACTACAGGGAATATTATAAATCCAGGAGCCTTGCTTTCTGGCCAAAATGATATCATGTCTAAAGCTTATAATCCAAGTGTTATCCGTTTTTTCATGATGCAATCTGCCTACAGAAGCGTTTTGGATTTAACAGATAATGGGCTTTTGGCCAGCGAAAAAGGGTTTAACCGTTTAATGAACGCCGTTACTGATTTAGAAAACTTAAACACCGCTAACACGACCTCTTTCGATATTCAAGATTGGAAACAGAAATGCTATGATGCCATGAACGACGATTTTAATTCGCCAATTCTAATTGCGAATTTGTTTGAAGCCGTGAATCATATTAATGCTATAAAAGAGGGTAGTACGACCATCACTAAAGAAGATTTAGACATTTTTAAAAATACCATTACTACTTTTGTTTTTGATATTTTAGGGCTAAAAAGTACTGCTGAAGATAGTTTAATTGGTACCGATAAATTATCTGGAGCTGTTGCATTACTTATTAAATTAAGACAAGAAGCCAGAGCTAACAAAGACTTTGCTTTATCTGACAAAATACGTGATGAGCTTGAGGCTGTAGGTATACAATTAAATGACGGTCGAGAAGGCACGACTTTTTCAACGAATTAA
- the yidD gene encoding membrane protein insertion efficiency factor YidD produces the protein MKKLLIAPFLFIIKVYQTFISPFTPATCRYQPTCSHYTKEALEKHGFLKGMQLSIKRIFSCHPWGGKGYDPVPDTDDN, from the coding sequence ATGAAAAAACTATTAATCGCTCCTTTCCTATTTATAATAAAGGTTTACCAAACCTTTATTTCGCCTTTTACACCCGCAACATGCCGGTACCAACCAACCTGTTCTCATTACACTAAAGAGGCTTTAGAAAAACACGGTTTCTTAAAAGGAATGCAATTAAGCATTAAGCGAATTTTTAGTTGTCATCCTTGGGGAGGCAAAGGATACGATCCAGTTCCCGACACGGATGACAACTAG
- the lgt gene encoding prolipoprotein diacylglyceryl transferase: MHFLEFDWNPLTGIDIVGNFKIHFYSLMWVLAFIIGWNIMKRIFKREQVNIEYLDPLFIYTVLATMLGARLGHVIFYQPELFKEDFFSVFLPFSFQNGFEFTGFQGLASHGAAIGIVVAMYFYRKKYHYKSLMWILDRIVIPVASGAVFIRIGNFINSEINGVITDSDFGVRFVQDYYNKYRIVKETGIADYKEAYQAVTNNPQFQNLLEAVPYRHPAQLYEAFSYIFVFLILLFFYLKTNKGNQPGFLFGLFLVLLWAVRFFVEFVKIPQGEEYIDWFGLKTGQWLSIPFILIGLYFMFIYKQKKPVN; this comes from the coding sequence ATGCACTTTTTAGAATTCGATTGGAATCCATTAACAGGAATCGACATCGTTGGAAATTTCAAAATTCATTTTTACAGTTTAATGTGGGTTTTAGCTTTTATTATTGGCTGGAATATCATGAAACGTATTTTTAAACGAGAACAGGTTAATATTGAATACTTAGACCCTCTTTTTATTTATACTGTTCTAGCAACCATGCTTGGCGCACGTTTAGGTCATGTCATTTTTTATCAACCAGAATTATTTAAAGAGGACTTTTTTAGTGTCTTTTTACCCTTTAGCTTTCAGAATGGGTTTGAGTTTACTGGATTTCAAGGTCTGGCGAGTCATGGTGCTGCTATTGGTATTGTTGTCGCCATGTATTTCTACCGTAAAAAATACCATTATAAATCGCTGATGTGGATTTTAGACCGCATTGTAATACCTGTAGCTTCTGGCGCCGTATTTATTAGAATTGGAAATTTTATCAACTCAGAAATTAACGGTGTTATAACAGATTCTGATTTTGGCGTTCGTTTTGTTCAAGATTATTACAATAAATATAGAATTGTAAAGGAAACAGGTATTGCAGATTATAAAGAAGCTTATCAAGCCGTGACTAATAATCCGCAGTTTCAAAACCTTTTAGAAGCCGTTCCTTATAGGCATCCCGCGCAATTATACGAAGCATTCAGTTATATTTTCGTGTTTTTAATATTGTTGTTTTTCTATTTAAAAACGAATAAAGGAAATCAACCTGGGTTTCTCTTTGGTTTATTTTTAGTCTTATTATGGGCTGTTCGTTTCTTCGTGGAGTTTGTAAAAATTCCTCAAGGCGAGGAATATATTGATTGGTTTGGTTTAAAAACGGGACAATGGTTGAGTATCCCATTTATATTGATTGGCCTTTACTTTATGTTTATATACAAACAAAAAAAACCTGTTAACTAA
- a CDS encoding DUF192 domain-containing protein, with product MRVITRLFFTLICATMLCFTSCKDAPKSIEQPEITFSKEGELTLYKAITDTVITKLDIELAKTDFEIQTGLMYRQKMKDNQAMLFVFNEIRERNFYMKNTRFPLDLIFLDHNKTVVSFQENAQPLNESSLPSHALAQFVLEVNAGLAEKWRLEVGDKMDYFEYKIVN from the coding sequence ATGAGGGTTATAACACGTCTGTTTTTTACACTTATTTGCGCTACAATGCTTTGCTTTACTTCTTGCAAAGATGCGCCGAAAAGTATTGAACAACCTGAGATAACCTTTAGTAAAGAAGGAGAACTCACTTTGTATAAAGCCATAACAGATACGGTTATTACAAAATTAGATATTGAACTTGCTAAAACCGACTTTGAAATACAAACAGGTTTGATGTATAGGCAAAAAATGAAAGACAATCAGGCCATGCTGTTTGTCTTTAATGAGATTAGAGAACGTAATTTTTATATGAAAAACACACGTTTTCCTTTAGATTTAATTTTTTTAGATCATAACAAAACGGTCGTTAGTTTTCAAGAAAATGCTCAGCCTTTAAACGAATCTTCACTACCATCTCATGCCTTAGCTCAATTTGTACTTGAGGTTAATGCTGGTTTAGCTGAAAAATGGCGCCTTGAAGTTGGTGATAAAATGGATTACTTTGAGTATAAGATTGTAAACTAA